In Elusimicrobiota bacterium, a single window of DNA contains:
- the ptsG gene encoding PTS glucose transporter subunit IIBC, producing the protein MFKNAFGFLQKIGKSLMLPVAVLPVAGILLGVGSAGFTWMPDLLSSIMKEAGGVIFGNLPLFFAIGVVLGLTENDGVASMSAVVGYAVMLATMGLMASRHGVDVKPIMGIKSIDTGVFGGILIGAVTAGLFKRYYRIELPPYLGFFSGKRFVPIVTAFAAVVLGIVLSFVWPPIGRGIRTFSEYAAYGNPTLAAAVYGVVERLLIPFGLHHIWNVPFFFEIGSFTDPAGAVVHGDITRFFAGDPTAGILGGAYLFKMWGLPAAAIAMWHAAKPEHRKRIGGIMVSAALTSFLTGITEPIEFSFMFVAPVLYALHAVLAGASQILFSVLGAKLGFTFSQGCIDYVLYFAKDTKPWLVLVIGPVYACVYYALFRWAIDAFDLKTPGREDAEEAVAEGAVGDHARRLVLAFGGRSNIKALDACITRLRVSVQDATKVNQAALKSLGAAGVVMSGDAVQAIFGTRSENLKTDMELYIKGAGPEADLPAADAAAAPAAEAAPEPARDPQAALMAGRMLAALGGAQNLLRVEACAFTRLRVEFKDPARLDAAALAAAGAYGVMRPKDGVAHVLVGSAAPQCAAEMRALLAG; encoded by the coding sequence ATCTTCAAGAACGCCTTCGGGTTCCTCCAGAAGATCGGCAAGTCGCTCATGCTGCCGGTCGCGGTCCTGCCCGTGGCCGGCATCCTGCTCGGCGTGGGCAGCGCGGGCTTCACCTGGATGCCGGACCTGCTCTCCTCCATCATGAAGGAGGCCGGCGGGGTCATCTTCGGCAACCTGCCGCTCTTCTTCGCCATCGGCGTGGTCCTGGGGCTGACCGAGAACGACGGGGTGGCCTCCATGTCCGCGGTGGTGGGCTACGCGGTGATGCTCGCGACCATGGGGCTGATGGCGTCGCGCCACGGCGTGGACGTCAAGCCCATCATGGGCATCAAGTCCATCGACACCGGCGTCTTCGGCGGCATCCTCATCGGCGCGGTCACGGCGGGCCTGTTCAAGCGCTACTACCGCATCGAGCTGCCCCCGTACCTGGGCTTCTTCTCGGGCAAGCGCTTCGTGCCCATCGTGACGGCCTTCGCCGCCGTGGTCCTGGGCATCGTGCTGAGCTTCGTCTGGCCGCCCATCGGCCGCGGCATCCGGACCTTCTCCGAGTACGCGGCCTACGGCAACCCGACCCTGGCGGCCGCGGTCTACGGCGTGGTCGAGCGCCTGCTCATCCCCTTCGGCCTGCACCACATCTGGAACGTGCCCTTCTTCTTCGAGATCGGCAGCTTCACGGACCCGGCCGGCGCCGTGGTGCACGGCGACATCACCCGCTTCTTCGCCGGCGACCCCACGGCCGGCATCCTGGGCGGGGCCTACCTCTTCAAGATGTGGGGCCTGCCCGCGGCGGCCATCGCCATGTGGCACGCCGCCAAGCCGGAGCACCGCAAGCGCATCGGCGGCATCATGGTCTCGGCGGCGCTGACCTCGTTCTTGACCGGCATCACCGAGCCCATCGAGTTCTCCTTCATGTTCGTGGCGCCCGTGCTCTACGCCCTGCACGCGGTCCTGGCCGGCGCCTCCCAGATCCTGTTCTCCGTGTTGGGGGCCAAGCTGGGCTTCACCTTCTCGCAGGGCTGCATCGACTACGTCCTCTACTTCGCCAAGGACACCAAGCCCTGGCTGGTGCTGGTCATCGGGCCCGTCTACGCCTGCGTGTATTACGCCCTGTTCCGCTGGGCCATAGACGCCTTCGACCTCAAGACCCCGGGCCGCGAGGACGCCGAGGAGGCCGTGGCCGAGGGCGCGGTGGGCGACCACGCCCGCCGCCTGGTCCTGGCCTTCGGCGGACGCTCCAACATCAAGGCCCTCGACGCCTGCATCACCCGCCTGCGCGTCAGCGTGCAGGACGCCACCAAGGTCAACCAGGCGGCGCTGAAGTCCTTGGGCGCGGCCGGCGTGGTCATGTCCGGCGACGCGGTGCAGGCCATCTTCGGCACCCGCTCCGAGAACCTCAAGACCGACATGGAGCTCTACATCAAGGGGGCCGGCCCGGAGGCGGACCTGCCCGCCGCGGACGCGGCGGCGGCCCCGGCCGCGGAGGCCGCGCCCGAGCCGGCGCGGGACCCGCAGGCCGCGCTGATGGCCGGGCGCATGCTGGCCGCGCTGGGCGGAGCCCAGAACCTGCTGCGGGTCGAGGCCTGCGCCTTCACCCGCCTGCGCGTCGAGTTCAAGGACCCCGCGCGCCTGGACGCGGCCGCGCTGGCCGCGGCCGGGGCCTACGGCGTCATGCGGCCCAAGGACGGCGTGGCCCACGTCCTAGTGGGCTCGGCCGCGCCGCAATGCGCCGCCGAGATGCGCGCCCTGCTGGCGGGCTAG